In Rosa chinensis cultivar Old Blush chromosome 1, RchiOBHm-V2, whole genome shotgun sequence, a genomic segment contains:
- the LOC112182519 gene encoding probable protein phosphatase 2C 38 isoform X1, translating into MVSATLMKIMAPCWRPSVEGENSNRAGDASGRVNGLLWYKDLGNHVNGEFSMAVIQANNLLEDHSQLESGPLSLLESGPHGTFVGVYDGHGGPEAARFVNDHLFKNLKKFTSEIQGMSADVITKAFLATEEEFLSLVRKQWLIKPLLASVGACCLVGIVCRGLLYIANAGDSRAVLGRLEKTVKQVKAVQLSVEHNASIESVREELHSLHPDDPQIVVMKHKVWRVKGLIQISRSIGDAYLKRSEFNKEPLLAKFRLSEPFHKPILKAEPTILVQKLYPEDQFLIFASDGLWEQLSNQEAVDIVQNYPRHGIARRLVKAALCEAAKKREMRYSDLKKIDRGVRRHFHDDITVIVLFLDTHLVSRSHSHGHLLSIKGGSGVPANT; encoded by the exons ATGGTATCAGCTACACTAATGAAGATTATGGCACCGTGTTGGAGACCTTCTGTTGAAGGTGAAAATTCTAATAGAGCTGGGGATGCGAGTGGTCGAGTTAATGGTTTATTGTGGTATAAAGATTTGGGAAACCATGTTAATGGTGAATTCTCGATGGCAGTAATTCAAGCAAACAATTTGTTGGAAGACCATAGCCAACTTGAATCCGGACCGTTGAGCTTGCTCGAATCAGGTCCCCATGGAACATTTGTTGGAGTTTATGATGGACATGGAGGTCCAGAAGCAGCCCGATTTGTAAATGATCACCTGTTCAAGAATCTCAAGA AATTCACATCAGAGATTCAGGGAATGTCAGCTGATGTTATCACCAAAGCATTCTTGGCAACCGAAGAGGAATTTCTATCTTTAGTAAGGAAGCAGTGGCTGATTAAGCCACTGCTTGCTTCAGTTGGTGCATGTTGTTTGGTAGGCATAGTATGTCGTGGACTGCTATACATAGCAAATGCAGGAGATTCTCGGGCGGTGTTAGGAAGACTGGAAAAGACCGTCAAACAGGTAAAAGCTGTTCAGTTATCAGTTGAGCACAATGCAAGTATAGAATCTGTGAGAGAGGAACTGCACTCGTTGCATCCCGATGATCCTCAGATTGTGGTAATGAAGCACAAGGTGTGGCGCGTGAAGGGTCTGATACAG ATTTCAAGGTCCATTGGTGATGCCTACCTGAAAAGGTCGGAATTTAACAAAGAACCTCTGTTGGCAAAGTTTAGACTATCAGAACCCTTCCACAAGCCGATCCTTAAAGCTGAGCCAACAATATTGGTGCAAAAACTCTACCCTGAAGATCAGTTTCTCATATTTGCATCGGATGGCCTATGGGAGCAGCTGAGCAATCAGGAGGCAGTTGACATTGTTCAGAACTATCCACGTCAT GGAATTGCAAGGAGACTTGTCAAAGCTGCACTTTGTGAAGCagcaaagaagagagaaatgagATACTCAGACTTGAAAAAGATCGACCGAGGGGTGAGGAGACATTTTCACGACGATATTACAGTAATAGTTCTGTTCCTAGATACACATCTGGTCAGTCGTAGCCACTCACACGGGCATCTGCTTTCAATTAAGGGAGGTAGCGGCGTCCCAGCCAACACCTAG
- the LOC112182522 gene encoding protein IN2-1 homolog B: MTSTLKVSFRGVVPTSSPLKSRPRVLDSLYVAKFPNTTILCPPKLRLQAKTTRASLSATMATGVQEALPPALTSTSDPPSIFDGKTRLYISYTCPFAQRAWIARNCKGLEEKIELVPINLQDRPSWYKEKVYPPNKVPSLEHNNEVKGESLDLIRYIDSNFEGPSLFPDDPAKREFAEELFTYTDSFSKPVISFFKGEGTEAAAGAAFDYIETALAKFEDGPFFLGQFSLVDIAYAPFIDRFQHFALDVKKYDITAGRPKLAAWIEEMNKNEGFNKTRRDPKELVESYKKRFSAKV, translated from the exons ATGACTTCCACTTTGAAAGTCAGTTTCAGAGGCGTTGTACCTACTTCATCACCTCTGAAGTCTCGACCGCGCGTTTTAGATTCATTGTATGTAGCCAAGTTTCCAAACACCACCATACTATGTCCTCCTAAGCTTCGACTTCAAGCTAAAACAACCAGAGCTTCACTCTCTGCAACAATGGCAACTGG TGTGCAAGAGGCTCTTCCACCAGCTCTTACTTCTACCTCAGACCCTCCTTCAATCTTCGATGGGAAAACAAG GTTGTATATATCTTACACATGCCCATTTGCACAGCGTGCGTGGATTGCCCGGAACTGCAAG GGATTGGAGGAAAAGATAGAATTGGTTCCTATTAATCTGCAAGACAGGCCTTCTTGGTACAAGGAGAAAGTCTACCCTCCTAACaag GTGCCATCACTGGAACACAATAACGAAGTCAAAGGAGAGAGTCTTGATTTGATTAGATACATCGACAGTAACTTTGAAGGGCCTTCACTGTTCCCTGAT GATCCTGCAAAGAGAGAGTTTGCAGAAGAGTTGTTTACCTACACCGACTCCTTCAGCAAACCTGTGATTTCCTTTTTTAAAGGAGAAGGAACTGAGGCAGCTGCTG GTGCTGCATTTGACTATATTGAAACTGCTCTTGCCAAATTTGAAGATGGACCTTTCTTTCTTGGCCAATTCAGTCTG GTGGATATCGCTTATGCACCATTCATTGATAGATTTCAGCATTTCGCATTGGATGTGAAGAAATATGACATCACTGCAGGAAGACCTAAACTGGCAGCATGGATTGAG GAGATGAACAAAAATGAAGGTTTCAATAAGACCCGACGTGATCCCAAAGAGCTCGTTGAAAGCTACAAGAAACGCTTTTCG GCTAAGGTCTGA
- the LOC112182521 gene encoding protein IN2-1 homolog B isoform X1, whose amino-acid sequence MTSLKVSFRGTALPSSSPQTSRHHFSDSVTFSLPKKSVIAKFPNSTILCHPKLRLQASFGKKTRASVSAIVATGVQEVLPPALTNSSVPPTLFDGNTRLYVSYTCPFAQRAWIVRNCKGLEEKIELVPLDLLDRPSWYKEKVNSTNKVPSLEHNNEIKVESLDLIRYIDSNFEGPSLFPDDPAKREFAEELFSYTDSFNTSVFLFFKGDGTEAAAGAAFDYIETALSKFEDGPFFLGQFSLVDIAYAPFIERFQPFALDVKKLDITAGRPRLAAWIEEMDKNDAYNRTRRDPKVHVEIYKKRFPVICSSAS is encoded by the exons ATGACTAGTTTGAAAGTGAGTTTCAGAGGCACTGCTCTTCCTTCTTCATCACCTCAAACTTCCCGGCATCACTTTTCAGATTCAGTCACTTTTTCTCTCCCCAAGAAATCAGTGATAGCCAAGTTTCCAAACTCCACTATACTATGTCATCCTAAGCTTCGTCTTCAAGCTTCTTTTGGGAAGAAGACCAGAGCTTCAGTCTCTGCAATAGTGGCAACTGG TGTGCAAGAGGTTCTTCCACCAGCTCTTACTAACAGCTCAGTCCCACCTACACTCTTTGATGGGAACACAAG GTTGTATGTATCTTACACATGCCCATTTGCTCAGCGCGCATGGATTGTCCGGAATTGTAAG GGATTGGAGGAGAAGATAGAATTGGTTCCTCTTGATCTGCTAGACAGGCCTTCTTGGTACAAAGAAAAAGTGAACTCTACTAACAAG GTGCCATCACTGGAACACAATAACGAAATCAAAGTAGAGAGTCTTGATTTGATTAGGTATATCGACAGTAACTTTGAAGGGCCTTCACTGTTCCCTGAT GATCCTGCAAAGAGAGAATTTGCAGAAGAGTTGTTTTCCTACACCGACTCCTTCAACACatctgtgtttttgtttttcaaaggAGATGGAACTGAGGCAGCTGCCG GTGCTGCATTTGACTATATTGAAACTGCTCTCTCGAAATTTGAAGATGGACCTTTCTTTCTTGGCCAATTCAGTCTG gtGGATATAGCTTATGCTCCATTCATTGAAAGATTTCAACCTTTTGCATTGGATGTGAAGAAGCTTGACATAACTGCAGGCAGACCTAGACTGGCAGCATGGATTGAG GAGATGGACAAAAACGATGCTTACAATAGAACCCGACGTGATCCTAAAGTGCACGTTGAAATCTACAAGAAACGCTTTCCGGTAATTTGTTCTTCTGCAAGTTAG
- the LOC112182519 gene encoding probable protein phosphatase 2C 38 isoform X2, with amino-acid sequence MSADVITKAFLATEEEFLSLVRKQWLIKPLLASVGACCLVGIVCRGLLYIANAGDSRAVLGRLEKTVKQVKAVQLSVEHNASIESVREELHSLHPDDPQIVVMKHKVWRVKGLIQISRSIGDAYLKRSEFNKEPLLAKFRLSEPFHKPILKAEPTILVQKLYPEDQFLIFASDGLWEQLSNQEAVDIVQNYPRHGIARRLVKAALCEAAKKREMRYSDLKKIDRGVRRHFHDDITVIVLFLDTHLVSRSHSHGHLLSIKGGSGVPANT; translated from the exons ATGTCAGCTGATGTTATCACCAAAGCATTCTTGGCAACCGAAGAGGAATTTCTATCTTTAGTAAGGAAGCAGTGGCTGATTAAGCCACTGCTTGCTTCAGTTGGTGCATGTTGTTTGGTAGGCATAGTATGTCGTGGACTGCTATACATAGCAAATGCAGGAGATTCTCGGGCGGTGTTAGGAAGACTGGAAAAGACCGTCAAACAGGTAAAAGCTGTTCAGTTATCAGTTGAGCACAATGCAAGTATAGAATCTGTGAGAGAGGAACTGCACTCGTTGCATCCCGATGATCCTCAGATTGTGGTAATGAAGCACAAGGTGTGGCGCGTGAAGGGTCTGATACAG ATTTCAAGGTCCATTGGTGATGCCTACCTGAAAAGGTCGGAATTTAACAAAGAACCTCTGTTGGCAAAGTTTAGACTATCAGAACCCTTCCACAAGCCGATCCTTAAAGCTGAGCCAACAATATTGGTGCAAAAACTCTACCCTGAAGATCAGTTTCTCATATTTGCATCGGATGGCCTATGGGAGCAGCTGAGCAATCAGGAGGCAGTTGACATTGTTCAGAACTATCCACGTCAT GGAATTGCAAGGAGACTTGTCAAAGCTGCACTTTGTGAAGCagcaaagaagagagaaatgagATACTCAGACTTGAAAAAGATCGACCGAGGGGTGAGGAGACATTTTCACGACGATATTACAGTAATAGTTCTGTTCCTAGATACACATCTGGTCAGTCGTAGCCACTCACACGGGCATCTGCTTTCAATTAAGGGAGGTAGCGGCGTCCCAGCCAACACCTAG
- the LOC112182521 gene encoding protein IN2-1 homolog B isoform X2, giving the protein MTSLKVSFRGTALPSSSPQTSRHHFSDSVTFSLPKKSVIAKFPNSTILCHPKLRLQASFGKKTRASVSAIVATGVQEVLPPALTNSSVPPTLFDGNTRLYVSYTCPFAQRAWIVRNCKGLEEKIELVPLDLLDRPSWYKEKVNSTNKVPSLEHNNEIKVESLDLIRYIDSNFEGPSLFPDDPAKREFAEELFSYTDSFNTSVFLFFKGDGTEAAAGAAFDYIETALSKFEDGPFFLGQFSLVDIAYAPFIERFQPFALDVKKLDITAGRPRLAAWIEEMDKNDAYNRTRRDPKVHVEIYKKRFPPRV; this is encoded by the exons ATGACTAGTTTGAAAGTGAGTTTCAGAGGCACTGCTCTTCCTTCTTCATCACCTCAAACTTCCCGGCATCACTTTTCAGATTCAGTCACTTTTTCTCTCCCCAAGAAATCAGTGATAGCCAAGTTTCCAAACTCCACTATACTATGTCATCCTAAGCTTCGTCTTCAAGCTTCTTTTGGGAAGAAGACCAGAGCTTCAGTCTCTGCAATAGTGGCAACTGG TGTGCAAGAGGTTCTTCCACCAGCTCTTACTAACAGCTCAGTCCCACCTACACTCTTTGATGGGAACACAAG GTTGTATGTATCTTACACATGCCCATTTGCTCAGCGCGCATGGATTGTCCGGAATTGTAAG GGATTGGAGGAGAAGATAGAATTGGTTCCTCTTGATCTGCTAGACAGGCCTTCTTGGTACAAAGAAAAAGTGAACTCTACTAACAAG GTGCCATCACTGGAACACAATAACGAAATCAAAGTAGAGAGTCTTGATTTGATTAGGTATATCGACAGTAACTTTGAAGGGCCTTCACTGTTCCCTGAT GATCCTGCAAAGAGAGAATTTGCAGAAGAGTTGTTTTCCTACACCGACTCCTTCAACACatctgtgtttttgtttttcaaaggAGATGGAACTGAGGCAGCTGCCG GTGCTGCATTTGACTATATTGAAACTGCTCTCTCGAAATTTGAAGATGGACCTTTCTTTCTTGGCCAATTCAGTCTG gtGGATATAGCTTATGCTCCATTCATTGAAAGATTTCAACCTTTTGCATTGGATGTGAAGAAGCTTGACATAACTGCAGGCAGACCTAGACTGGCAGCATGGATTGAG GAGATGGACAAAAACGATGCTTACAATAGAACCCGACGTGATCCTAAAGTGCACGTTGAAATCTACAAGAAACGCTTTCCG CCTCGAGTCTGA